The genomic region GCTGTAATCACGCCGGCGTTATTCACCAGGATGGAAGACATCCCCAATGTCCTTCTTCACcttttggacagaaaaaaacagaaaggttgCGTGTCATTTGTTATCAAAAAAATGCAAGGCTGTGGAAGATGAGCgacaattaatttaattgttaACGTTTCTTTCTTTTAGGGAGAGGAAGATTGCACCATGTTTCCAGATGTGGTAGGACCTGTGCGTAGTACCATGAAATCTGGTTTAGATCTGAGGCGTCTCCCTTAATTACTGCCAGTACTTACAGTCTTCCACACATTGCCTACAGACACAGTGTGCTCTGTGTAGTCACAGTTGGGACTGGATGTGCAGACTGTTTTGAGCCAGCTGCACCATATcctttacaataaaatatttcaaatgtccCCCAGTGTTGTCTGGTGCTGCTCAGGAAACTAAAGGCTTCCAGTTCCTTCAGGGACTGGAAGTCTAAAGAGCAAACTTGGCAACAAGGCGTATATGCCAGAGCCCCACAGAAGAGGATGAGACTGCCTGCGATCTCAGAAGTGCTGCTTCACTCTCCgtacagaaagcagcaagaagtGGGGAGATTCCAAGGGCTTGCACGATTTGCGTACACTAGCccttctcttgttttcctgacttttctgaaaatcGAGCGTGTTTGGGTAAGCTTTTGGACGTGCCCCTGCTGCCTACCTTCTCTGCAGCGCTGCAGAATTTCCTCCCTTTTGCTGCAGTCCACCACGAAGGCTTGAACAGTGGCTCCCAGCCTTTCGCATTCTGCTGCCGTGTCCTCAACGCCATGCTGTAAGAGGCAGAAAAGACAGACACGCATGCGCAACTGTACCCTGTCCGTGTGTTGCTGCTCGGGCACCGCGGCAGACCAGTTAGAGGCTGAAGATTTGTCCTGATTGCATAACCACTGCCAAGCCCCTGAACCGTTCACAGCTACCCAGGGAAAGAGCTGTAGCTAGCACCTGAGGGAGGGCTAGTATTCCGACCTAAATTTCGGACCTGCGTAGAGTGACTGCCAGAAAGGGAATGTGGCAACAAGAGTGAGTTTGCCTTGGTAAAGCACACGTAACTAGGCTGCAGAAAGGGGGCACTCGGTGACTTtcacagcacagcaggcagACACCATGACTGTAAGCAGAGCTCTTAAAACACAGGCCCAGCTGACACCCCCGAGATACGAAGAGTGGCCCTATATGTTTCTGTATTCACAGACTGCATGTGAGAAGAGAGGTGTGCTCCAAAGCGCACAGTGCAGAGAGACATTTCTTACAGAACAGCATTTGACACCCACAGAACAGAAGCTCCCCCAAGTCATTCTGTCAACCCAGTAAGTGAGGGCAGAAGTGACTTTGCTGTAGCCTTGTCCCCAGGTGCCAGTAAGCCATGGCAATGGGGACCTGTGCAGTGAAAAGCCCCAGTTCACAAATGGCCCGGGACAGCTCAGCACTTGACAGAAGCTGTGCAGGTGGCTGGGGTGGGTGACTGGcagctcccctcagccccagctgctgcttaaGGCTGATGGCCGCCCAGAAGTGAGACCTTCGTCAAGGCAGTTGGACTGGGGAAGCATACTCCTAAAACCTTCAGGATCCACCACCTCCTTTGGCATTGTATTTCAGAGCCTGCTTACACCCACCCTTACAATATATTTCCCAGCACCAAAGCCAGGTCTTGCTCGTTACTAAGTTTATTCCTTTTCCCCCCATTCCAGCGAACATGGACAACACCCTACTTGCCAGCAGCCCTTTACGCATCGGGAGACCGGTGCCGtgcctcctcccacccctccagAGTCTGGCCTTAGCCGTAATGGGTAGCAGGAACAGACACTGAACATGTTTGACAATATCCTCCCTATTTATACATTCCTTTACGCTAGGCTTGTcttgggttgtttgtttgtttgtggtgcGCTGGGGTTTTTTCGCAGCTTCAGGATGACATAATGAACTGCTCTGCAGTTTCTGATCCACTGTGTCAGAAACCTTTCCCGCGCACTGCTGCCCAGCCACGCACCCCTCTGTACAGCCAATCACTCCCACACACAGCACTTTGCCTTGATCCCTACTGAATGACATTCCGCGTGTCTGCATCTGTCCATCCTCCGCTTGCCAAGGTCTTTTTGCGTTCCAGTCAAGTGAGCTGAAATGAAGAGTTTGGGCTAGTGTAAACATTTACCAAGGCACCGTCTACACACTGAACCGTGCCAGAGGGCAGCAGGGCTCGCACACAAGTCAACGCAGTGATGCCCGTCAATATGAGTAGAGACACATCCTCCAGCAACGTACGCAAAGTATCTTGAGGCTAGAGAGACAGCGAGCAGAAGGTAAACCTGCTTCTCCATAGAAACAGGCTTCTGGTCTGGGCGTGCCTTCTTCTGCCAGCCTAGGCAGTGGTTCCAACAGCAGGTGGCTGACCACTGCGCTCCCTCTTGCAGGCACTCTTTGATGTGCTGTGCATGCTACCTCGCTGATTAGCACTGAGTAAGTGTGGGACCCAGACACCTGCGTCCTCTGGTGCGAGTGGGGCCAAACCCTGTACTGGCGCTCAGCGTCCCAGTCCGTGAGCTGACCGTGAGCCAAGGGGAGCGGACGTGGGAGGAGGCAATGTGGATGCAATTTGTGTGCAGCCCTTCCCACGCTATTAAAAACCCAGTGGCCTCAGAGATGAACAAGTCAAGACACGAACTGTACCATTACCTTATTGATGTCCCACAGAACCAGTCTGCTTTGACGCCTGGCGAACTCGAAGGCAGTCGCTCTCCCTATGCCATGGCCAGCACCCGTGATGAGAACAAGCTCTCCACTGACAGACTTTCTCTTCACAGGGACAAAAAGCTTCACAAAAGCCTCCAAGTAGGAGTAGATGAGCGTAGCCAGGAACAGGAGCAGATCCAGAAACGGATTCATTGTTTGGCTGAAAGTCCTTTGATAACCTGACTGAACTTTAACCTCTTTTGACGAGGACGTGGATTGATGATTTACCAGCAGCCCCGCGGCCCGCCTGAGCACGCACCGCTCGTTCCGTCAGCCACGGGCCTCTGCTCCGGCAGGAACCGCCCCTCGCCGCGgccctccccgcgccgcccggcccgcTCCGGCCGCGCCCCAGGCTCCCCTCGCCCCGCGGGGCTCCGTGAAACGCGGGGACCGCGATCGCCGAGGTCCGGACCGCGACCGGGGCGCGAGGAGCAGCAGCCGCCACCGATGCGACGGGCCCCTGGCCCGGCCACACCTCCCGGCGGCGCAGCGACCAGTCAGAGAGCGCCGTTTGGGGATGGGGCGTGTCCGGGGAGGGGAAAAGCCGGTGGGCTGGAGGCGCTCGCGATTGGTGGCGCTCCGCCCAACGAGAGGCGAGCTTGTAAAGAGGGtcggcggcggctgcggcggctgcggcggcggctcgGCCGGTCGGGGCtcggggcggcccggcccggcaggTACCGGGCAGCGCTCGGGGGCCACCGGCGGCTCGGGGAAGGGCGGCAGCTCGGAGCTGGCTGCCTCGCCCAGCCGGTCCAGCGCCCGCATTTCAGGCCCGGCCCAGCCCTGTGGAGCTGAGGCGAAACTGCTTCTGCCGAGGTGGGGTCGGCGTCGTCGTCGATGCCGCTTCCTGCGGTGCCCTTCGTGCAGCGGCGGGGCCCGGTTTCGCACGGGCAGTCGCcgtgttttctttcactgttgcGCTGTCCACCCAGCCTGTCCGGTGCGTTCACCAGCACCGTCCTCCCCTCAGGTACCGTGGCCTGTTGATGTGAAGCTGGGCCGTGCCCAGGCCAGGCCGGGGTGGTGCTGCTGAGTCGGTGGCTCTGCTGGTGTTTGGCCCCGTTGAGGTGGTGCCCTGTTCTCGAGGGAGCAGCCACCTTATTGCTGGGCCGAGGTCTCAGGGCTGCCTTGGCATGCCCTGCTAGCTGAGGGGGAGCTTGGCATGGGATGTGCTGTGTAGCTGACAGCGTCGCTTTTGGATGtggcagaaacaaaaatcaggcTGTCCTTTAGACTGATGCAGTTATTGAAATACACAAAAGCGATGTAACATTGGCCTGGCTGTGGAGGTTGGTGCCCTATCAAGTATGcccttttccccatctctgttAAAGATTTTTATGAGCCTCAAGTGGTTTGTGAATTGAATTGTGCTTGAGAACATCAACTCAGCAGTGAATGTGACAGCACATGTGCTGTAACTGTGACCAATGAATTCTCAACTTCAGTGTGAAGCAGAACCTACTCTCGTAGAGGCACCTGAAGATTTCATAGCATGAGTGAGGAGTTTAGAACTGGaactgctgtttttttaaagagcctGGCCTGTTTTGCTAGTTATAACCTAATATGCATATCTGAGTTCAAATAGCAGGGTTAATACTAGTGTAcgagttgcttttttttctttttttgtcagaagCTCATTGGTCCCATCATCACTTTGCTCAAATGTTAACTTGTTAAAACCTGGGTGCATTTTGCAGAGGAGACATATTTCCTTACATGCTGGAAGtgattctttgatttttttaaaaaaaaaaaaaaaagcttttcactaagaacttaaaaatatcttgtttttAGAGTACTATTGTAGGTTATAGCCCCTTGCTGAGCTTTGAGCCTCTTCTCTAGAGTAATCCTCTTTGTTTTtgtaatagttaaaaaaattgagTACAGGAAGGCTGCTTTGTGTGTTGAAGGAAAACTGTGTAGCGTTTTTAAGAGCTGATGATCGGGCACTGTAACCCAATCTGCTGTTGAGTATTTCATTGTTGGACTGGTCTTTCAGCTCCAGAAAACCcatggcaaaataaaatcactaggagtctcaagtattttttttttttcttttaacttaacTGGTTTGATAGTTCTAGCCTTCTTTAAAATTGAAAACCAAGGTAAGTGTTATCCTACTCAGTATTgcacaaaataatattttggtgGTCATAGCAACTTGTAGAGCTGTGTTGCTCAGGCTTTTGGATATTTCATTCTTGCTCTTACCTGGTTTACCACTGGGTGTGACAGCAGGACTCTTGTAAGGCTGGGTTGGTTTGTTGATGAAATGCCCATGCAGAGATTTAATGTTCAAGCAGacctttcttctgcatttatGGTAAAACTGTTTGAGGTGTTCCTTTTATATGATTAATAACTGGTCAGTGTTCCACACAGTCTGGAATGGCAGTTCCAGTTCTCAGCTTTTCACTCATACTATGAAATCTTCCTGTGTGTCTAGTAGAGTACTCTTCTGCTTCAAGAAGCTGAAGGtaaaattcagaatttgttGGTCCAGGTGTACATTTGCATGATGTCTGAAAGAAGCAATAATATATTACTGAGAGCTGTTTTGTTGAAAAAGCCTAGTCTGTTCCACTTGCTATAATGTACTCTGCACATCTGGGATTAAATAACAGGGTTAAAGCCTAAGGAATGAggtggtgttttctttctttcagtaaacTTGTCTGCAAACTGTGGGTCCCACCTTCATCCTGTTAACATGTTCAACAGTTACAATGTTAAGTTCTACCACAGCAAAGCTCTCACCTCCCCCTATCCGGGATCACATGTTGAGCGTGGTCAAGTTCCTGAAGATAAGGTGGGCTGGCTAATTGAGTGGAAAGATTATAATCCTGTGGAATACACTGCAATGTCTGTTTTGGCTGGACCCAGTTGGGCGGATCCCCAAATCAAGTGAGTGTAAATTGTGGCTCTTTTCTCCTGTGAACATGGAAGCAGGAAATAGGGATCAGCTGAGTTAAGAAGATCATCAGCTTAAGTGATGTGTGATTCTACAGTGATGTGTGAGAGTCAAGACCTAGAAAAATGGTGGTTAGAGAACTGAATGGTTTGGATTAGCTGTGACTGTCTTTGACACATGAGTTTACTGAGCTGGTGATTGAGGTAAGAGTAGTGTTAATTGGAATAATGGACAGCTATTGATGCTGTGTagtgctgcttctctgtgttGTGAGCTAAGTAAAAAAATCTCCTAATTCTCCTTAAGAATTTGGGAGAACAATTTCATAAtatacttgtttgtttgttcatggATCGAATGCAAGATGAGAAGAGAATTAAAGTAGAATTGTAGTTTTTGAGTTGAATGCTCTGACTCAGGAAAGGTGACAGGTTGAATGCatgactgtatttcttttttttctgaatgtgtatattgatattttttttttattgattctGTGAATACATTCTCCTCTCAAGGAATGCTGTATCCTTCTTGGCTAGAAAGTTAGATGCATGCATCTAGTGTAACTTGTGATAATGTGAAATGATGATTCCTCTGTATGAACATCtgtagaaaaatcagaagataaTGGCACTTGAGGTTTCAGCCTTACCTTCCTTGTTTCCCATTGCTGTGTGAACATGTGCTTCTATTTGCTCTTAATTTGGTTAGTATTCTGCTGATAGCAAGGCACACTGCTCCTTAGACTCTGTAGGGCTGCTGATGTTCTGTCAAGGCATAGTTGGAAAAGTGTCAGGTAATCTTTTAGTAGGTGTTGGTAATACTTGAAAATAGAGTCCTTTTTGGGTATTAGTGTAAATTCCCAAATGAATTGTGTAGAAGAAGCTAATCAGTAGTTTGAAACCTGTGATGGTTTGAGAGGAATTGCTTTTGGGAAAGTAAATAATACTTCTGTAGACAGCTGCTTCTCTACTGGTTTTCAGAGGTATACATAGGAGATTGGCATTAAGctaattttgaaaatcagtGATTATTAGCTTGTAACTCTGATAAATCATATCTAATAAATTTctgctcaatttttttattagcaaaatatttttttagttttatcaATGGATAACATCCTTCTGTGTTCTCTAACCTTAACAAGAGCACCTTTGAAACACTTTGTCTAAATGAAAACCTAGAGAGACACAATGTTAAAGTCTTCAGAGGGACGTGCTTACGTCTGCAGAACTAAATACAGGGAGACTGTCATCAATAAAGGTTGAGACTTTATAGCTTCCTATAGAAAAGGGAGGGCCTACAACTTGAATTCTGGTATAAAAACTGCTCATTGGTCAAATGGGTGTTGCTGATCTGGTGGTTGGCCTGCAAGCTTTTGTGGGGCAGAGGGGTGTTTTGCGTTTTTATAACTTATCtctattaaattattcttttccacACAGTGATAAAGGTTTTTCTCCCAAATTCAATGAGAGGGATGGAGAAGTGGAGAGGAGGAGTCTGAATGGCTTGTATGTGGTTGAAAATGGGAGGCCCCGGTgagtggttttttgtttgcatattCATTTCAGTGATGTAGTTTCAGGTCTATCAGTTTTGATGCGTGGTACCTGATAGAACAAAATCAAGATAGTCTCCCCTAGGGACAGGAAAAATGCTGCCTCAGGTCCAGAGACttctttctttggaagaagGTTGTGTCAAAGAGGCACTAAAAGGTTAGCCAGTAGTACCACAACAGAGGGTTGCGGTGACACTGGAGTTGGAGGAGCTCTAACACGGTTAATAGTAGGGTctgttgaattaattttttccacagtttgaCCAGGTGTTGGGCTTTGAAGCTTTTGTACCACTTGTGTGGTATGGCGGAGTGGAAGAGTATTTGCTTCCACTGACAAATCCTGGCATAGCACAGATGGGTAATCTcacctaaaaataatttttctttctgccatttgTACATAATTGAATGCTCTGTTCGTCTGTAGTCTTGGAAACTAGATTCCATTTTCAGACAAGGTTGTGTGTGCAATGAGAGTAATGTTTGATCAGGAGCATTTCGGGGCACAAGATCTGAGAAATGACAAAGCCATTCTGtatatttcctttccctgtaCAATCAACACAAAAAGAGGTTGATGGAGAAAACCATGCTTGTCTCTCTTGCTCTTTAAAGCATATGGTGGCACCAAATGTATGTTGCTatccttttctttgttgttatttaaGCTTCTTTGAAGCTGCTTCTTTTAGAATACTTGCAGTATATTTTGAATGTGGGGAGGTAAATATGCTTAATGTACTGGGCCACTTATTTCAGAAATCCGGTGGGAAGGACTGGCCTCACAGGCAGAGGACTGTTAGGGCGCTGGGGGACCAAACCATGCTGCTGATCCTGTTGTAACTAGGTAAGCGTCAGGTGACTGTAAGGtgccctgcagcagagcaaaaaaacccatgcatttAGCTTTTTCTGTGCATCTCTGGACAGGCTATTACTTTTCACAGGCCCTTTGTGTGTGTTCCTATATGTGTAAGCCCATTCAGATATGGGTGTCTGGAGAGATACATAGACATGTAGAACATGAATGTCACAATTTTTTAGTCTTTGTCTCTGGCAAAGAGTAAGGACTCACTGCTAATGACAGGCaatcacttctgaaatgctgaggaagcagatttaaaaaaaaacaaaaacaaaaaaaaaaacccaacaaaccaggAAGCATAATTTAATAGAAATACATTATACAAATAATCTTCAGTAACAAATGTAAAACCTGAAAGGGTTATGTGATACTTTGGTACCGTATACATAATATGCCAAAAGGCCTTAGGTGAGGCATGTTAAATTGCAAAAATAGGTTTTTCTGTCATAATGActcaactgcaaaaaaaaaaagcaatgtgcCTGCTTTTGCTCTGTAAGAAATACTTACTTGGCCTAGTATGTTATAGGAGGAGGCAGGGttatgttctcttttttttttttttcttttgtcagtgtATGCTCTGTTTTAGTGGTGCTTTTGCGGCCAGGATCTGTGTGTATGTGCTAACTATTGTACACGCAGAAAGCGTTCAGAAAAGATAGCATAGTTAACAAAGGTGCAAGCTGAGAAGTGCCATGCTGAAGATAGAACCATCGTGAAAATCATCCTAATGCATTTTACTTCTTCCCCTTTTCAGAAGGCTGCCAATGCTATTGAGTTGTTTCcttgaaagtaaaagaaatgctgcttttattttgtctttgtttagagagctttttgctttaacTATTGGTAGTTCTTCTTAATTCTATACTGAAGGCAACAGTGGGTGTTTGTGGTGGTGCGCTGGTGCTGGGTGAGGTGCTTCGGAGGTGTTGCAGCATGCATGTACGTTCTGTTCTAGCAGAAGGCATCCTTGTGAGGGATAGGCACAAGTGCGGCTCGGTGCGCGTCACAGCTGGTAGGATGTGCTGGACGTAGCTCTCAAAGGAGCTGCTGCTATCAGCATGGCTACAGAAATGTGGCTCTTGGGCGGTTTCTGTCCTTTTGGCTGAGGAAAACACAGTTGGTGGAGGTGCGTGAAAACTCAGTGTTCTGCCCTTGGTGGCAATCTTGCCAGATGGCATCTGTTGGTCCCGTCCCCACCCTGCCCGTGATggttctctctctgctttgtttgCCCCTGCACAGGTGACAGCATGGGTGCCTTGCTGTTCCTCTCCCAGGCGCTTGTgtcaagaagcagcaaagcatgTTCTTGTTTGTCGTTTGCTGCAGGTGGAAGAGGGACAGAAGTGGCAATAAAATTGCTCATCCAGTTACTGGCAAAAACATCTTGAGGGTCCCTTCGACTCTGCTGTAATTCTGTCTCGAATCCTGCTGTGTGAGTGCCCAGTCGCTCAGCCTCATGAGGTCCTTCAGCAGTTTTTTCCATGGTTAGTTCAAGTCCGTCCTTGTTTGCATACCTGTGCGTTGTCAGCAGACTTTGtcccctgccttcctcttccagGTCATTTAACAAAAGCTGAATGGTAATAGTTCTTTCAACTCATGGACTCCACAAGTGAGCTCTTGGCCCACTTTTCCTTCTTATTGTATCTTTTATTAGTTTGTTATCCATATCCAGACCTTCCATCTTGTGCTATGGCTGCTTAGTTTCCTGAAGTCCTTTGGAAAATGGCACTGATTGTGTGAATTGGATCATCTTTATCTAATTGAGTCTAAATTGCACAACTCATGCTTGGACTTGCTTGTGTGTAATGCAGTATTCAGAACCTTAATTAGGACAATCCTGgtaggaaagaagagaaaacgAATTTCAGGTGTTTCATCTGGATCTAACAATGTAACTGCATGGTcttatttgaaaagaatttcTGACCTTGctcctttgtttttcagttagAAAATGAGATGTGTCCAGGTCATGTTCATAATGttatttaaggatttttttgagCCTCTTGGGAAAGAGTGAAGGTTGCATGAACATCTGTCTTCTGACCAAAATCAGTCTCCCGTTGAAATTAAAGTTgttgaaaaggctttttttttgtcctggtgCTTTAGCTGCACTGTTGCTCATCTTGTCTGTGGGAGACTGGGTTGACTCCAGCAGAGAGATTCAGAGCTAGGCACTTCCTACTTTTCTCTTGGAAGTTCATTCTGTTCTTAATTAACACATCGGCGTTCGGGCCAGACCCTAATTGCACAGCTCAGCGGTGCTGTCATTTTCCTGGCACGAGGCTCCAGTCAGTGCTGTGGCTGAGACAgagaaggcagggaggggagagaagcgCCGACTCCAAGAGGCACCTCAGAGGGAGGCAGAGCATGAGGCCAGAATCACTAACCTGACTCATAACGAGTTCTAAGCCAGGATGTGAGGTATCACTCTTCAAATTTGGGACTTAGCTGTAGGCAGCTATATGAAGCTTGTTCACATAGGCTCCTGCTAGGCACCCATAATGACCAGACTTTGGGATAAGCTTCAGTTGTCTGTTGTGGCCAGAAAGAGaactgaggagcccagaaggCTTGATGGTTCAATTCTGTCACTGGTGTTCAGGAGATGAAGGTTTAAATCCTTCCTCTTGCATCTGCTTCTTTATGCCGAGCAGAAGACTTGCAGTCTCAGGCAACATGGAGAAGAGCACGTGGCTCTCAGTTGTGACAGGCCCATCCTCTTAGCAAGAGCTGAATACATAGctcaaataaaagcagaagcagcacaaaacaaaaggaaccTCTTTCAGAGTAGACACGACATTAAATCACAATAATCAGATTTGGGGGATGCCACTGTGGCAGGGAAAACAGACTTAGAAAATAACTCACTGAACACGCATGCAAGTTGGCCTCCTTTATCCTTCAGGACTCAAAGCATGCTTCtcaaatgttttggggtttggttttaaatacaaCCCATGCCTAACAGTCTTTAATTggcttttaactttttttttttaccttccctGAAATTTGCAaaccccttctttcttttccttccttggcTACAGGAGTCTTGCACTGTGAAGCAGAAGTTCCCAAGCTGGGAACCCGTGGTCTGACACACCCTGAATGTCCTGTTACATGAGCAAAAAGGAAACCGT from Aquila chrysaetos chrysaetos chromosome 1, bAquChr1.4, whole genome shotgun sequence harbors:
- the LOC115346485 gene encoding ADP-ribose pyrophosphatase, mitochondrial-like, with the protein product MFNSYNVKFYHSKALTSPYPGSHVERGQVPEDKVGWLIEWKDYNPVEYTAMSVLAGPSWADPQINDKGFSPKFNERDGEVERRSLNGLYVVENGRPRWKRDRSGNKIAHPVTGKNILRVPSTLL